From one Anomalospiza imberbis isolate Cuckoo-Finch-1a 21T00152 chromosome 25, ASM3175350v1, whole genome shotgun sequence genomic stretch:
- the MTF1 gene encoding metal regulatory transcription factor 1 isoform X1, translating into MGENSPEGNAIYYEGEEDDLAQDENMMRFADKNGLVSSSSGTVYDRTTVLIEQDHSVLEDEEDEGQCGDHLPFLPEGHEEGFHLIADHEGMSQGYVQHIISPDQIHLTINPGSTPMPRNIEGATLTLQSECPETKRKEVKRYQCTFEGCPRTYSTAGNLRTHQKTHRGEYTFVCNQEGCGKAFLTSYSLKIHVRVHTKEKPFECDVQGCEKVFNTLYRLKAHQRLHTGKTFNCESEGCSKYFTTHSDLRKHIRTHTGEKPFRCEHDGCGKAFAASHHLKTHVRTHTGEKPFFCPSNGCEKTFSTQYSLKSHMKGHEKGQTCNALPNNNVSEDTSHSLCLSDLSLISTDSELRENSNPTHGQDLSTISPASIFESMFQSPDHTANQEDSQQTAASLMEGFNGDADSVAAVPPPAGDAASLSLPLVLQLGLPEPAQAALQASAAPAAPSSIAPSSQPAAFGNPATVLQSPEVPVPHSTPFAASHQDFLQHSQPPPQPIVQGLSVVAGAPAPTAPSATEPLPAVVQTVPVGANPVLTSNPTITITPSPSTAILQSSIVMGEQNLQWILNGATGSPQSQEQMPQVPKVVEKVFFTTALPVAGNTGNPVQQIGLSVPVIIIKQEEACQCQCACRDSAKDKATSTVKKECSSPDSKALEQPASQLQPQTFPSSSAPPPCGQSSQIVNPSDSQTETLSAMDVSDFLSLQSPETPSNIIPIEALLQGEEEIGLNSSFSK; encoded by the exons ATGGGCGAGAACAGTCCCGAGGGCAACGCCATCTACTATGAAGGGGAGGAAGACGACTTAGCCCAAGATGAAAATATGATGAGGTTTGCTGACAAAAACGGGCTGGTGTCCTCCTCGTCCGGGACGGTGTATGACAGGACAACTGTGCTCATAGAGCAGGACCACAGCGTgctggaggatgaggaggatgaaggACAGTGTGGTGACCACTTGCCTTTTTTACCCGAGGGTCACGAAGAAGGATTTCATTTAATAGCAGATCATGAAGGGATGTCACAGGGTTATGTGCAACATATTATTTCTCCAGATCAGATTCATCTGACAATAAATCCTGGCTCAACTCCCATGCCAAGGAACATCGAAGGAGCAACGCTCACTTTGCAGTCTGAGTGCCCAGAAACCAAGCGTAAGGAG GTGAAGCGCTACCAGTGCACCTTTGAGGGCTGTCCCCGCACCTACAGCACGGCTGGCAACCTGCGCACGCACCAGAAAACCCACCGGGGGGAGTACACCTTCGTGTGCAACCAGGAGGGCTGTGGCAAGGCCTTCCTCACCTCCTACAGCCTCAAAATCCACGTCCGGGTGCACACCAAGGAGAAACCGTTCGAGTGCGATGTGCAGGGCT GTGAGAAGGTGTTCAACACACTGTACAG GTTGAAAGCACATCAAAGGCTTCACACAGGGAAAACATTTAACTGTGAATCAGAAGGCTGCAGCAAATACTTCACAACGCACAGCGACCTGAGGAAGCACATTCGAACACACACAGGAGAAAAGCCATTTCG GTGTGAGCATGATGGCTGTGGGAAGGCTTTTGCTGCAAGCCACCACCTCAAAACACATGTTAGAACACATACTG GGGAGAAACCCTTCTTCTGTCCCAGCAATGGCTGTGAGAAGACTTTCAGTACCCAGTACAGTCTCAAGAGTCACATGAAAGGTCATGAGAAGGGACAAACCTGTAATGCACTTCCCAATAACAATGTGTCTGAG gaTACAAGTCACTCACTTTGTCTGAGTGATTTAAGCCTCATATCAACAGATTCAGAATTGCGGGAGAACTCTAATCCA ACACATGGACAGGACCTCAGCACAATCTCACCAGCAAGCATCTTTGAGTCTATGTTTCAGAGCCCAGACCACACTGCAAACCAGGAGGACTCTCAGCAGACAG cAGCTTCCTTGATGGAAGGGTTTAACGGCGACGCGGACTCGGTGGCTGCGGTCCCGCCCCCAGCAGGAGACGCAGCCTCCTTGTCCCTACCCCTGGTCCTGCAGCTCGGCCTCCCTGAGCCCGCACAGGCGGCGCTGCAAGCCTCGGCAgcacctgctgctccctcctccaTAGCACCCAGCTCACAGCCAGCTGCGTTTGGGAATCCTGCAACTGTTTTACAATCCCCAGAAGTGCCTGTTCCTCACAGCACACCGTTTGCAGCCAGTCACCAAGacttcctgcagcacagccagcctccGCCGCAGCCCATTGTTCAGGGACTGTCAGTGGTTGCTGGGGCTCCTGCCCCGACAGCCCCGAGTGCCACCGAGCCCCTGCCAGCTGTAGTTCAGACTGTGCCTGTTGGTGCAAACCCTGTTTTGACCAGTAACCCCACTATAACCATTACTCCTTCTCCAAGCACCGCCATTCTGCAGTCCAGCATTGTCATGGGAGAGCAGAACTTACAATGGATCTTAAATGGTGCCACTGGTTCCCCACAAAGCCAAGAACAAATG ccaCAAGTTCCAAAAGTAGTAGAAAAGGTGTTTTTTACCACTGCATTACCAGTAGCTGGTAACACAG GAAACCCTGTTCAGCAGATTGGTCTCAGCGTTCCTGTTATCATTATAAAGCAGGAGGAGGCCTGCCAGTGCCAGTGTGCCTGCAGAGACTCTGCCAAGGACAAAGCCACCTCCACTGTTAAGAAGGAATGTTCCTCACCCGATTCAAAAGCTTTGGAGCAGCCAgcttcccagctgcagcctcagacctttccttcctcctctgctcctcctccttgTGGGCAGAGCAGTCAGATAGTTAACCCTTCAGACTCCCAGACTGAAACGTTAAGTGCCATGGATGTATCGGACTTCCTGTCCCTCCAAAGCCCTGAAACCCCGTCTAATATAATTCCAATTGAAGCACTACTGCAGGGTGAG
- the MTF1 gene encoding metal regulatory transcription factor 1 isoform X4 — protein MGENSPEGNAIYYEGEEDDLAQDENMMRFADKNGLVSSSSGTVYDRTTVLIEQDHSVLEDEEDEGQCGDHLPFLPEGHEEGFHLIADHEGMSQGYVQHIISPDQIHLTINPGSTPMPRNIEGATLTLQSECPETKRKEVKRYQCTFEGCPRTYSTAGNLRTHQKTHRGEYTFVCNQEGCGKAFLTSYSLKIHVRVHTKEKPFECDVQGCEKAFNTLYRLKAHQRLHTGKTFNCESEGCSKYFTTHSDLRKHIRTHTGEKPFRCEHDGCGKAFAASHHLKTHVRTHTGEKPFFCPSNGCEKTFSTQYSLKSHMKGHEKGQTCNALPNNNVSEDTSHSLCLSDLSLISTDSELRENSNPTHGQDLSTISPASIFESMFQSPDHTANQEDSQQTASLMEGFNGDADSVAAVPPPAGDAASLSLPLVLQLGLPEPAQAALQASAAPAAPSSIAPSSQPAAFGNPATVLQSPEVPVPHSTPFAASHQDFLQHSQPPPQPIVQGLSVVAGAPAPTAPSATEPLPAVVQTVPVGANPVLTSNPTITITPSPSTAILQSSIVMGEQNLQWILNGATGSPQSQEQMPQVPKVVEKVFFTTALPVAGNTGNPVQQIGLSVPVIIIKQEEACQCQCACRDSAKDKATSTVKKECSSPDSKALEQPASQLQPQTFPSSSAPPPCGQSSQIVNPSDSQTETLSAMDVSDFLSLQSPETPSNIIPIEALLQGEEEIGLNSSFSK, from the exons ATGGGCGAGAACAGTCCCGAGGGCAACGCCATCTACTATGAAGGGGAGGAAGACGACTTAGCCCAAGATGAAAATATGATGAGGTTTGCTGACAAAAACGGGCTGGTGTCCTCCTCGTCCGGGACGGTGTATGACAGGACAACTGTGCTCATAGAGCAGGACCACAGCGTgctggaggatgaggaggatgaaggACAGTGTGGTGACCACTTGCCTTTTTTACCCGAGGGTCACGAAGAAGGATTTCATTTAATAGCAGATCATGAAGGGATGTCACAGGGTTATGTGCAACATATTATTTCTCCAGATCAGATTCATCTGACAATAAATCCTGGCTCAACTCCCATGCCAAGGAACATCGAAGGAGCAACGCTCACTTTGCAGTCTGAGTGCCCAGAAACCAAGCGTAAGGAG GTGAAGCGCTACCAGTGCACCTTTGAGGGCTGTCCCCGCACCTACAGCACGGCTGGCAACCTGCGCACGCACCAGAAAACCCACCGGGGGGAGTACACCTTCGTGTGCAACCAGGAGGGCTGTGGCAAGGCCTTCCTCACCTCCTACAGCCTCAAAATCCACGTCCGGGTGCACACCAAGGAGAAACCGTTCGAGTGCGATGTGCAGGGCTGTGAGAAGGCGTTCAACACGCTGTACAG GTTGAAAGCACATCAAAGGCTTCACACAGGGAAAACATTTAACTGTGAATCAGAAGGCTGCAGCAAATACTTCACAACGCACAGCGACCTGAGGAAGCACATTCGAACACACACAGGAGAAAAGCCATTTCG GTGTGAGCATGATGGCTGTGGGAAGGCTTTTGCTGCAAGCCACCACCTCAAAACACATGTTAGAACACATACTG GGGAGAAACCCTTCTTCTGTCCCAGCAATGGCTGTGAGAAGACTTTCAGTACCCAGTACAGTCTCAAGAGTCACATGAAAGGTCATGAGAAGGGACAAACCTGTAATGCACTTCCCAATAACAATGTGTCTGAG gaTACAAGTCACTCACTTTGTCTGAGTGATTTAAGCCTCATATCAACAGATTCAGAATTGCGGGAGAACTCTAATCCA ACACATGGACAGGACCTCAGCACAATCTCACCAGCAAGCATCTTTGAGTCTATGTTTCAGAGCCCAGACCACACTGCAAACCAGGAGGACTCTCAGCAGACAG CTTCCTTGATGGAAGGGTTTAACGGCGACGCGGACTCGGTGGCTGCGGTCCCGCCCCCAGCAGGAGACGCAGCCTCCTTGTCCCTACCCCTGGTCCTGCAGCTCGGCCTCCCTGAGCCCGCACAGGCGGCGCTGCAAGCCTCGGCAgcacctgctgctccctcctccaTAGCACCCAGCTCACAGCCAGCTGCGTTTGGGAATCCTGCAACTGTTTTACAATCCCCAGAAGTGCCTGTTCCTCACAGCACACCGTTTGCAGCCAGTCACCAAGacttcctgcagcacagccagcctccGCCGCAGCCCATTGTTCAGGGACTGTCAGTGGTTGCTGGGGCTCCTGCCCCGACAGCCCCGAGTGCCACCGAGCCCCTGCCAGCTGTAGTTCAGACTGTGCCTGTTGGTGCAAACCCTGTTTTGACCAGTAACCCCACTATAACCATTACTCCTTCTCCAAGCACCGCCATTCTGCAGTCCAGCATTGTCATGGGAGAGCAGAACTTACAATGGATCTTAAATGGTGCCACTGGTTCCCCACAAAGCCAAGAACAAATG ccaCAAGTTCCAAAAGTAGTAGAAAAGGTGTTTTTTACCACTGCATTACCAGTAGCTGGTAACACAG GAAACCCTGTTCAGCAGATTGGTCTCAGCGTTCCTGTTATCATTATAAAGCAGGAGGAGGCCTGCCAGTGCCAGTGTGCCTGCAGAGACTCTGCCAAGGACAAAGCCACCTCCACTGTTAAGAAGGAATGTTCCTCACCCGATTCAAAAGCTTTGGAGCAGCCAgcttcccagctgcagcctcagacctttccttcctcctctgctcctcctccttgTGGGCAGAGCAGTCAGATAGTTAACCCTTCAGACTCCCAGACTGAAACGTTAAGTGCCATGGATGTATCGGACTTCCTGTCCCTCCAAAGCCCTGAAACCCCGTCTAATATAATTCCAATTGAAGCACTACTGCAGGGTGAG
- the MTF1 gene encoding metal regulatory transcription factor 1 isoform X3, translated as MGENSPEGNAIYYEGEEDDLAQDENMMRFADKNGLVSSSSGTVYDRTTVLIEQDHSVLEDEEDEGQCGDHLPFLPEGHEEGFHLIADHEGMSQGYVQHIISPDQIHLTINPGSTPMPRNIEGATLTLQSECPETKRKEVKRYQCTFEGCPRTYSTAGNLRTHQKTHRGEYTFVCNQEGCGKAFLTSYSLKIHVRVHTKEKPFECDVQGCEKVFNTLYRLKAHQRLHTGKTFNCESEGCSKYFTTHSDLRKHIRTHTGEKPFRCEHDGCGKAFAASHHLKTHVRTHTGEKPFFCPSNGCEKTFSTQYSLKSHMKGHEKGQTCNALPNNNVSEDTSHSLCLSDLSLISTDSELRENSNPTHGQDLSTISPASIFESMFQSPDHTANQEDSQQTASLMEGFNGDADSVAAVPPPAGDAASLSLPLVLQLGLPEPAQAALQASAAPAAPSSIAPSSQPAAFGNPATVLQSPEVPVPHSTPFAASHQDFLQHSQPPPQPIVQGLSVVAGAPAPTAPSATEPLPAVVQTVPVGANPVLTSNPTITITPSPSTAILQSSIVMGEQNLQWILNGATGSPQSQEQMPQVPKVVEKVFFTTALPVAGNTGNPVQQIGLSVPVIIIKQEEACQCQCACRDSAKDKATSTVKKECSSPDSKALEQPASQLQPQTFPSSSAPPPCGQSSQIVNPSDSQTETLSAMDVSDFLSLQSPETPSNIIPIEALLQGEEEIGLNSSFSK; from the exons ATGGGCGAGAACAGTCCCGAGGGCAACGCCATCTACTATGAAGGGGAGGAAGACGACTTAGCCCAAGATGAAAATATGATGAGGTTTGCTGACAAAAACGGGCTGGTGTCCTCCTCGTCCGGGACGGTGTATGACAGGACAACTGTGCTCATAGAGCAGGACCACAGCGTgctggaggatgaggaggatgaaggACAGTGTGGTGACCACTTGCCTTTTTTACCCGAGGGTCACGAAGAAGGATTTCATTTAATAGCAGATCATGAAGGGATGTCACAGGGTTATGTGCAACATATTATTTCTCCAGATCAGATTCATCTGACAATAAATCCTGGCTCAACTCCCATGCCAAGGAACATCGAAGGAGCAACGCTCACTTTGCAGTCTGAGTGCCCAGAAACCAAGCGTAAGGAG GTGAAGCGCTACCAGTGCACCTTTGAGGGCTGTCCCCGCACCTACAGCACGGCTGGCAACCTGCGCACGCACCAGAAAACCCACCGGGGGGAGTACACCTTCGTGTGCAACCAGGAGGGCTGTGGCAAGGCCTTCCTCACCTCCTACAGCCTCAAAATCCACGTCCGGGTGCACACCAAGGAGAAACCGTTCGAGTGCGATGTGCAGGGCT GTGAGAAGGTGTTCAACACACTGTACAG GTTGAAAGCACATCAAAGGCTTCACACAGGGAAAACATTTAACTGTGAATCAGAAGGCTGCAGCAAATACTTCACAACGCACAGCGACCTGAGGAAGCACATTCGAACACACACAGGAGAAAAGCCATTTCG GTGTGAGCATGATGGCTGTGGGAAGGCTTTTGCTGCAAGCCACCACCTCAAAACACATGTTAGAACACATACTG GGGAGAAACCCTTCTTCTGTCCCAGCAATGGCTGTGAGAAGACTTTCAGTACCCAGTACAGTCTCAAGAGTCACATGAAAGGTCATGAGAAGGGACAAACCTGTAATGCACTTCCCAATAACAATGTGTCTGAG gaTACAAGTCACTCACTTTGTCTGAGTGATTTAAGCCTCATATCAACAGATTCAGAATTGCGGGAGAACTCTAATCCA ACACATGGACAGGACCTCAGCACAATCTCACCAGCAAGCATCTTTGAGTCTATGTTTCAGAGCCCAGACCACACTGCAAACCAGGAGGACTCTCAGCAGACAG CTTCCTTGATGGAAGGGTTTAACGGCGACGCGGACTCGGTGGCTGCGGTCCCGCCCCCAGCAGGAGACGCAGCCTCCTTGTCCCTACCCCTGGTCCTGCAGCTCGGCCTCCCTGAGCCCGCACAGGCGGCGCTGCAAGCCTCGGCAgcacctgctgctccctcctccaTAGCACCCAGCTCACAGCCAGCTGCGTTTGGGAATCCTGCAACTGTTTTACAATCCCCAGAAGTGCCTGTTCCTCACAGCACACCGTTTGCAGCCAGTCACCAAGacttcctgcagcacagccagcctccGCCGCAGCCCATTGTTCAGGGACTGTCAGTGGTTGCTGGGGCTCCTGCCCCGACAGCCCCGAGTGCCACCGAGCCCCTGCCAGCTGTAGTTCAGACTGTGCCTGTTGGTGCAAACCCTGTTTTGACCAGTAACCCCACTATAACCATTACTCCTTCTCCAAGCACCGCCATTCTGCAGTCCAGCATTGTCATGGGAGAGCAGAACTTACAATGGATCTTAAATGGTGCCACTGGTTCCCCACAAAGCCAAGAACAAATG ccaCAAGTTCCAAAAGTAGTAGAAAAGGTGTTTTTTACCACTGCATTACCAGTAGCTGGTAACACAG GAAACCCTGTTCAGCAGATTGGTCTCAGCGTTCCTGTTATCATTATAAAGCAGGAGGAGGCCTGCCAGTGCCAGTGTGCCTGCAGAGACTCTGCCAAGGACAAAGCCACCTCCACTGTTAAGAAGGAATGTTCCTCACCCGATTCAAAAGCTTTGGAGCAGCCAgcttcccagctgcagcctcagacctttccttcctcctctgctcctcctccttgTGGGCAGAGCAGTCAGATAGTTAACCCTTCAGACTCCCAGACTGAAACGTTAAGTGCCATGGATGTATCGGACTTCCTGTCCCTCCAAAGCCCTGAAACCCCGTCTAATATAATTCCAATTGAAGCACTACTGCAGGGTGAG
- the MTF1 gene encoding metal regulatory transcription factor 1 isoform X2 translates to MGENSPEGNAIYYEGEEDDLAQDENMMRFADKNGLVSSSSGTVYDRTTVLIEQDHSVLEDEEDEGQCGDHLPFLPEGHEEGFHLIADHEGMSQGYVQHIISPDQIHLTINPGSTPMPRNIEGATLTLQSECPETKRKEVKRYQCTFEGCPRTYSTAGNLRTHQKTHRGEYTFVCNQEGCGKAFLTSYSLKIHVRVHTKEKPFECDVQGCEKAFNTLYRLKAHQRLHTGKTFNCESEGCSKYFTTHSDLRKHIRTHTGEKPFRCEHDGCGKAFAASHHLKTHVRTHTGEKPFFCPSNGCEKTFSTQYSLKSHMKGHEKGQTCNALPNNNVSEDTSHSLCLSDLSLISTDSELRENSNPTHGQDLSTISPASIFESMFQSPDHTANQEDSQQTAASLMEGFNGDADSVAAVPPPAGDAASLSLPLVLQLGLPEPAQAALQASAAPAAPSSIAPSSQPAAFGNPATVLQSPEVPVPHSTPFAASHQDFLQHSQPPPQPIVQGLSVVAGAPAPTAPSATEPLPAVVQTVPVGANPVLTSNPTITITPSPSTAILQSSIVMGEQNLQWILNGATGSPQSQEQMPQVPKVVEKVFFTTALPVAGNTGNPVQQIGLSVPVIIIKQEEACQCQCACRDSAKDKATSTVKKECSSPDSKALEQPASQLQPQTFPSSSAPPPCGQSSQIVNPSDSQTETLSAMDVSDFLSLQSPETPSNIIPIEALLQGEEEIGLNSSFSK, encoded by the exons ATGGGCGAGAACAGTCCCGAGGGCAACGCCATCTACTATGAAGGGGAGGAAGACGACTTAGCCCAAGATGAAAATATGATGAGGTTTGCTGACAAAAACGGGCTGGTGTCCTCCTCGTCCGGGACGGTGTATGACAGGACAACTGTGCTCATAGAGCAGGACCACAGCGTgctggaggatgaggaggatgaaggACAGTGTGGTGACCACTTGCCTTTTTTACCCGAGGGTCACGAAGAAGGATTTCATTTAATAGCAGATCATGAAGGGATGTCACAGGGTTATGTGCAACATATTATTTCTCCAGATCAGATTCATCTGACAATAAATCCTGGCTCAACTCCCATGCCAAGGAACATCGAAGGAGCAACGCTCACTTTGCAGTCTGAGTGCCCAGAAACCAAGCGTAAGGAG GTGAAGCGCTACCAGTGCACCTTTGAGGGCTGTCCCCGCACCTACAGCACGGCTGGCAACCTGCGCACGCACCAGAAAACCCACCGGGGGGAGTACACCTTCGTGTGCAACCAGGAGGGCTGTGGCAAGGCCTTCCTCACCTCCTACAGCCTCAAAATCCACGTCCGGGTGCACACCAAGGAGAAACCGTTCGAGTGCGATGTGCAGGGCTGTGAGAAGGCGTTCAACACGCTGTACAG GTTGAAAGCACATCAAAGGCTTCACACAGGGAAAACATTTAACTGTGAATCAGAAGGCTGCAGCAAATACTTCACAACGCACAGCGACCTGAGGAAGCACATTCGAACACACACAGGAGAAAAGCCATTTCG GTGTGAGCATGATGGCTGTGGGAAGGCTTTTGCTGCAAGCCACCACCTCAAAACACATGTTAGAACACATACTG GGGAGAAACCCTTCTTCTGTCCCAGCAATGGCTGTGAGAAGACTTTCAGTACCCAGTACAGTCTCAAGAGTCACATGAAAGGTCATGAGAAGGGACAAACCTGTAATGCACTTCCCAATAACAATGTGTCTGAG gaTACAAGTCACTCACTTTGTCTGAGTGATTTAAGCCTCATATCAACAGATTCAGAATTGCGGGAGAACTCTAATCCA ACACATGGACAGGACCTCAGCACAATCTCACCAGCAAGCATCTTTGAGTCTATGTTTCAGAGCCCAGACCACACTGCAAACCAGGAGGACTCTCAGCAGACAG cAGCTTCCTTGATGGAAGGGTTTAACGGCGACGCGGACTCGGTGGCTGCGGTCCCGCCCCCAGCAGGAGACGCAGCCTCCTTGTCCCTACCCCTGGTCCTGCAGCTCGGCCTCCCTGAGCCCGCACAGGCGGCGCTGCAAGCCTCGGCAgcacctgctgctccctcctccaTAGCACCCAGCTCACAGCCAGCTGCGTTTGGGAATCCTGCAACTGTTTTACAATCCCCAGAAGTGCCTGTTCCTCACAGCACACCGTTTGCAGCCAGTCACCAAGacttcctgcagcacagccagcctccGCCGCAGCCCATTGTTCAGGGACTGTCAGTGGTTGCTGGGGCTCCTGCCCCGACAGCCCCGAGTGCCACCGAGCCCCTGCCAGCTGTAGTTCAGACTGTGCCTGTTGGTGCAAACCCTGTTTTGACCAGTAACCCCACTATAACCATTACTCCTTCTCCAAGCACCGCCATTCTGCAGTCCAGCATTGTCATGGGAGAGCAGAACTTACAATGGATCTTAAATGGTGCCACTGGTTCCCCACAAAGCCAAGAACAAATG ccaCAAGTTCCAAAAGTAGTAGAAAAGGTGTTTTTTACCACTGCATTACCAGTAGCTGGTAACACAG GAAACCCTGTTCAGCAGATTGGTCTCAGCGTTCCTGTTATCATTATAAAGCAGGAGGAGGCCTGCCAGTGCCAGTGTGCCTGCAGAGACTCTGCCAAGGACAAAGCCACCTCCACTGTTAAGAAGGAATGTTCCTCACCCGATTCAAAAGCTTTGGAGCAGCCAgcttcccagctgcagcctcagacctttccttcctcctctgctcctcctccttgTGGGCAGAGCAGTCAGATAGTTAACCCTTCAGACTCCCAGACTGAAACGTTAAGTGCCATGGATGTATCGGACTTCCTGTCCCTCCAAAGCCCTGAAACCCCGTCTAATATAATTCCAATTGAAGCACTACTGCAGGGTGAG